In a single window of the Deltaproteobacteria bacterium genome:
- a CDS encoding FliA/WhiG family RNA polymerase sigma factor, with amino-acid sequence MNDMERSALIVQYAPLVKLLANRLAMRVPPNVSVDDLTSVGIMGLLDAIDRFDPSRDVQFKTYAEFRIKGAMLDELRNLDWIPRSTRKKLHDMEKAIVAVEARFNRPADDAEIADEMEIDLDTYYGILSMAKGIDLLSLDGYVKDDRDNTESRKSFKSLIQGDDNPGDHVIVSELRRVIARAIKTLSEKEQMVVSLYYYDELTLKEIGKVLGLTESRISQIHTKAIIKLRAKLKPYHQT; translated from the coding sequence ATGAATGATATGGAGCGTAGCGCCTTGATTGTTCAATATGCTCCCTTGGTGAAATTGTTGGCAAACCGCTTGGCCATGCGCGTCCCGCCAAACGTCTCTGTGGATGACCTGACCAGTGTGGGCATTATGGGACTGCTGGATGCTATTGACAGATTTGATCCATCTCGAGATGTTCAGTTCAAGACCTATGCCGAATTCAGGATCAAGGGGGCTATGCTGGATGAACTCAGGAATTTGGACTGGATTCCGCGATCAACCAGAAAAAAGCTCCATGATATGGAAAAGGCCATCGTGGCCGTTGAAGCCAGGTTCAACAGGCCGGCAGATGACGCGGAAATTGCCGATGAGATGGAAATTGATCTTGATACTTACTATGGCATCCTCAGCATGGCTAAAGGAATTGATCTCTTGAGTCTGGATGGTTATGTGAAGGACGACAGGGATAATACGGAATCCAGAAAATCCTTCAAGAGTTTAATCCAAGGAGATGACAACCCAGGAGATCACGTGATTGTCTCGGAACTGAGGCGTGTCATAGCCAGAGCCATCAAGACACTATCGGAGAAAGAACAAATGGTGGTTTCGTTATACTACTACGACGAGTTGACACTGAAAGAGATTGGGAAGGTACTGGGACTGACTGAATCGAGAATTTCCCAGATTCACACCAAGGCCATTATCAAACTTAGAGCCAAGCTGAAGCCATATCACCAGACATAA
- the flgG gene encoding flagellar basal-body rod protein FlgG has translation MLRGLWTAASGMAAQQLNVDVIANNLANVNTAGFKKSRPDFQDLMYQTLRLPGATTAAGTQLPTGIQVGMGTKPMGVQKLFSQGDYSQTGNELDLAIEGKGFFKIVSNDEEVYTRAGDFKTDSEGYVCTPGGDRLEPEITIPANTVFISVDSTGRLTAFGAGNTELATSDIKLYTFPNPAGLFSMGRNLYRSTEASGEETEGAPGTDGVGTIAQGYLEMSNVNVVEEMVTMIIAQRAYEANSKAIQTSDQMLQMANNIKR, from the coding sequence ATGTTAAGGGGATTATGGACAGCCGCTTCGGGCATGGCCGCCCAGCAGCTAAACGTTGATGTCATTGCCAACAACTTAGCCAATGTAAACACGGCTGGTTTTAAGAAGAGTCGTCCTGATTTCCAGGATCTTATGTATCAAACGCTGCGTCTGCCGGGCGCTACTACGGCCGCAGGGACCCAGCTCCCAACGGGAATTCAGGTTGGGATGGGCACAAAACCGATGGGTGTGCAAAAATTGTTTTCACAGGGGGATTACAGCCAGACAGGTAATGAACTTGATCTGGCAATCGAAGGGAAGGGTTTTTTCAAGATCGTGAGCAATGATGAAGAGGTTTACACCAGGGCCGGCGATTTTAAGACCGACAGCGAAGGGTATGTCTGCACGCCTGGCGGCGACAGGCTCGAGCCTGAGATCACAATCCCTGCAAATACCGTTTTTATTTCCGTAGATTCTACGGGAAGACTGACAGCCTTTGGCGCGGGCAACACGGAACTGGCCACCTCTGATATCAAGTTGTACACTTTTCCAAATCCAGCGGGCCTCTTTAGCATGGGGCGAAATCTTTACCGATCCACGGAAGCATCCGGAGAGGAGACTGAAGGAGCGCCGGGAACAGACGGGGTGGGGACTATCGCCCAGGGCTATCTGGAGATGTCCAATGTGAATGTGGTGGAAGAGATGGTTACGATGATTATTGCCCAGCGGGCCTACGAGGCCAATTCAAAGGCTATCCAGACTTCTGATCAGATGCTTCAAATGGCTAATAATATCAAACGGTAG
- a CDS encoding protein FlhF, producing MEVRRFQADTIQEATNMVKRDLGSDALILSTRKLDVEKGASAYRTKGLFEISAMAGETRRDSTRVPPQDPAFFDALKSELMNIKEMLFLLGRSRPLAEGFAANPEAMDVYAKMIRSGIGEPYVHAFLKKAGAFDEDMRSDSNGLHERVLKEVLKVIDITDPFARAEGQIVAALVGPTGVGKTTTIAKLVADLSLKQKMTVGLISIDNYRIGAMEQLKTYAAILGVPCFPAFSCADLQFALRRLNEKDVILIDTAGQSHYDMERMKEMAGLVGSDRSIKSHLLLSTATSASEMDAAARNFGRLNLSSYIFTKTDETRARGVIVNQSFKLRMPISFITTGQRVPEDILKATKTGILSLIFQ from the coding sequence ATGGAGGTTAGGAGGTTTCAGGCAGACACCATTCAAGAAGCGACCAATATGGTCAAGCGAGACCTTGGCTCGGATGCCCTCATATTGTCAACGCGAAAGCTGGACGTTGAAAAGGGGGCATCAGCATACAGAACCAAGGGGCTGTTTGAAATAAGCGCGATGGCAGGTGAAACACGCAGGGATTCAACAAGGGTGCCGCCTCAAGATCCCGCTTTTTTCGATGCTCTGAAGTCGGAGTTGATGAACATAAAGGAGATGCTTTTTCTTTTGGGTCGATCTCGGCCCCTTGCGGAAGGTTTCGCGGCCAATCCGGAGGCGATGGACGTCTATGCCAAAATGATTCGAAGCGGCATTGGCGAACCTTATGTTCACGCATTCCTGAAAAAGGCGGGGGCGTTTGATGAAGATATGCGATCAGATTCGAATGGATTGCACGAGCGGGTCTTGAAAGAGGTTTTAAAGGTCATCGATATCACCGATCCTTTTGCTCGGGCTGAAGGTCAGATCGTAGCCGCTCTTGTCGGGCCTACAGGTGTAGGCAAGACCACAACGATTGCCAAGTTAGTGGCCGATCTTAGCCTGAAACAGAAGATGACCGTAGGACTTATCTCCATAGACAATTATAGAATCGGAGCTATGGAGCAGCTTAAGACGTATGCCGCCATCCTGGGTGTGCCATGTTTTCCCGCATTCAGCTGCGCTGATTTGCAATTTGCTCTAAGACGACTGAATGAAAAAGATGTCATTCTTATAGACACGGCAGGGCAGAGTCACTACGACATGGAGCGTATGAAAGAGATGGCAGGGTTGGTCGGCAGTGATCGCTCCATCAAGAGTCATTTGCTTCTCAGTACGGCAACCAGTGCATCTGAGATGGATGCGGCCGCCAGGAATTTTGGTCGGTTGAACCTGAGCAGTTACATTTTTACCAAAACGGATGAGACCAGAGCAAGAGGAGTAATCGTAAACCAGTCTTTCAAGCTAAGGATGCCCATTTCCTTTATCACAACAGGCCAGCGGGTTCCGGAAGACATTCTGAAGGCAACCAAAACAGGCATACTGAGCCTGATTTTTCAGTAG
- the flgA gene encoding flagellar basal body P-ring formation protein FlgA, translating into MRTLNAILLATIIAVGTAFGYSDVRADTRAYVGVMDEALVRAEKVYLKDVARIEGPSALQKRLGATYLAYSPNPGKHKTLPGSWIESKVRSQRWLPENIVLRIPEYVRIGRACQSIEDEDFLRRYTGFIAQQINDPHVDFGISRFRVIGNGPLPEGDVRVDLRNQANEKPMGHVSLNAFVRVNGKIESRVVLSGWVDRFEEVVCTVGPLLRHAILAKEDLCFEMKNISKLPTNVTKTLQAVVGKRLKHAVKAGSVLMANTIEDPPLIEKGDRVTIIAESSTIRVTAIGIAKSKGFAGEQIRVTNCMNNKEIIASVVNGSTVRVEF; encoded by the coding sequence ATGAGAACTCTCAATGCCATACTATTGGCCACAATTATTGCTGTGGGGACAGCATTTGGCTATTCTGATGTCCGGGCAGATACGCGGGCTTACGTTGGCGTGATGGATGAGGCGTTGGTAAGAGCAGAAAAGGTCTATTTGAAGGACGTTGCTCGGATAGAGGGGCCGTCCGCTCTGCAGAAACGACTTGGAGCCACCTATTTGGCCTATTCTCCGAACCCGGGAAAGCACAAGACATTGCCTGGATCGTGGATCGAGTCTAAGGTTCGCTCGCAGAGGTGGCTTCCTGAAAATATTGTTCTAAGGATACCTGAGTATGTCAGGATCGGGAGGGCTTGTCAGTCTATTGAAGACGAGGACTTCTTGCGCCGTTACACCGGCTTTATTGCACAACAGATCAATGATCCCCATGTTGATTTTGGAATCAGTCGCTTCAGGGTCATTGGCAACGGCCCCCTGCCGGAGGGAGATGTCCGTGTTGATCTCAGAAATCAAGCTAATGAAAAGCCCATGGGGCATGTGAGCCTGAACGCCTTTGTAAGGGTCAACGGGAAAATCGAGAGTCGTGTTGTATTATCAGGTTGGGTGGATAGATTTGAAGAAGTTGTGTGCACTGTTGGACCCTTGTTGCGCCACGCCATCCTTGCCAAAGAGGACTTGTGTTTTGAGATGAAGAATATCTCCAAACTCCCAACCAACGTGACCAAAACACTTCAGGCGGTTGTCGGGAAAAGATTGAAACACGCGGTAAAGGCCGGCAGTGTGTTGATGGCCAACACAATCGAGGATCCGCCACTCATAGAAAAGGGAGATCGAGTGACGATCATTGCCGAGTCGTCGACGATAAGGGTGACAGCCATTGGCATAGCGAAAAGCAAGGGATTTGCCGGCGAGCAAATACGTGTCACAAACTGTATGAACAATAAAGAAATAATAGCCTCAGTGGTTAACGGCTCAACCGTAAGAGTTGAATTCTAA
- a CDS encoding MinD/ParA family protein gives MVRKKVHDMHGGRDRRRYCEETSFTRVISVTSGKGGVGKTNIVGNLAIALRRLGKSVLVLDGDLGLANIDIIFGISPAYNIRHVVNGEKSLGEIIVEGPEGIQIIPAGSGVQDLVHLTQGQKLNLLNEFDALEENFDIFLIDTGAGISSNVIYFSIAADERIVVVTSEPTSITDAYALIKVMYTKHGTKTFKLLVNMVDREEEAKSVFENLSNAVVRFLNGISLEYIGFIPRDGNVEKAVRQQNTVIRSYPESISSKEFSVLAGRMQVSSADVAQDGNIKFFWKKLITR, from the coding sequence ATGGTCAGAAAGAAAGTCCATGATATGCATGGCGGTCGAGATCGACGCAGATATTGTGAGGAAACATCCTTTACGCGTGTCATTTCTGTCACGAGTGGCAAAGGTGGCGTGGGTAAGACCAATATTGTAGGAAACCTGGCCATAGCGCTGAGAAGACTCGGAAAGAGCGTGTTGGTATTGGACGGGGATTTGGGCCTGGCAAATATTGACATTATTTTTGGCATTAGCCCTGCCTACAATATCAGGCATGTAGTCAACGGTGAAAAAAGTCTGGGCGAAATAATAGTGGAAGGGCCCGAAGGAATTCAAATCATTCCGGCTGGCTCCGGAGTCCAAGACCTGGTCCATCTGACGCAAGGACAAAAACTCAACCTGCTGAATGAGTTTGATGCATTAGAGGAAAATTTTGACATCTTTCTGATCGATACCGGGGCGGGCATTTCTTCCAATGTCATCTATTTTAGCATTGCTGCGGATGAGCGGATTGTAGTGGTTACCTCTGAGCCTACTTCAATAACAGATGCCTATGCCTTGATCAAAGTGATGTATACCAAGCATGGCACGAAGACTTTCAAGTTGCTGGTTAACATGGTGGACCGTGAAGAGGAAGCCAAGTCGGTTTTTGAGAACTTGAGCAACGCTGTCGTTCGCTTCCTTAATGGGATATCGTTGGAATATATCGGGTTTATTCCAAGGGATGGCAATGTGGAAAAAGCGGTTAGGCAACAGAACACTGTGATCCGGAGTTACCCGGAGAGCATATCAAGCAAGGAGTTCTCTGTATTGGCTGGTCGCATGCAGGTCTCGTCAGCAGATGTGGCGCAGGATGGGAATATCAAGTTCTTCTGGAAGAAACTAATAACTCGTTAG
- a CDS encoding flagellar hook-basal body protein — translation MNPGVYNAVRGCRIQQFKFDTIANNLANVGTAGFKKSVLFFDEALRVHEKTNMAQGNMRNTGNPLDLALSGEGFFKVNTPAGIRYTRDGKFHLNAQGELVTSNGDPVMGSGGPVSIDGKDVTVDATGRIDVDGTEVDTLSIVFFDRSGRLRKEGLSYYVYEGDVGEGPRPERTSVRQGYLEESNVALTEEMIRMVEALRNFESYQKVLQTFDETDGKAINEVGKL, via the coding sequence TTGAATCCTGGTGTTTATAATGCGGTCAGAGGATGTCGCATTCAACAGTTCAAATTTGACACCATTGCCAACAATCTCGCCAATGTTGGAACTGCTGGATTCAAGAAGAGTGTTCTCTTTTTTGACGAGGCCCTGAGGGTCCACGAGAAAACAAACATGGCTCAAGGCAATATGAGGAATACAGGCAACCCACTGGATCTTGCTTTGTCTGGAGAAGGATTTTTCAAGGTGAACACCCCAGCCGGCATAAGGTACACACGAGATGGGAAGTTTCACCTTAACGCCCAGGGTGAGCTGGTGACTTCAAATGGCGACCCTGTGATGGGGTCAGGCGGTCCTGTCTCCATTGACGGAAAGGATGTGACTGTTGATGCCACCGGACGAATAGACGTGGATGGGACTGAGGTGGATACCTTATCGATCGTTTTTTTTGATCGATCTGGTCGCCTCCGGAAAGAAGGGCTGTCTTACTATGTCTATGAGGGAGATGTGGGGGAGGGCCCGCGTCCTGAACGGACCTCTGTTAGGCAGGGGTACCTTGAGGAGTCTAATGTGGCGCTCACAGAGGAAATGATCAGGATGGTGGAGGCCCTGCGAAATTTTGAATCGTACCAGAAAGTGCTCCAAACATTTGACGAAACCGACGGAAAAGCGATTAATGAAGTCGGCAAACTCTAA
- a CDS encoding EscU/YscU/HrcU family type III secretion system export apparatus switch protein gives MTRESKKAVALKYRPADGYAPRVTASGTGVVAERIIELAREHGIPVKDDPDLVEVLSRLDLNEEIPPELYVVVAELLAFVYRLNGKNGLK, from the coding sequence ATGACTCGAGAATCAAAAAAGGCAGTAGCCCTAAAATACAGGCCGGCTGACGGTTATGCGCCCCGTGTCACGGCAAGTGGCACTGGCGTGGTTGCTGAAAGAATTATCGAGTTGGCCCGAGAGCACGGAATCCCTGTAAAGGATGACCCCGACCTTGTTGAGGTCTTATCAAGGCTTGATCTTAACGAGGAAATCCCGCCCGAACTCTACGTAGTTGTTGCTGAACTCCTTGCCTTTGTCTACCGGCTGAACGGAAAAAACGGCCTGAAGTAG
- a CDS encoding flagellar basal body-associated FliL family protein, whose translation MDNLEENTKQLDNNDNIEPESSVEREGQPETNSSAGRGGETEGGQVAEATIILEDATEPTRSAESEETLEESGNSTQDSREQETETAFPDISPSDAPESGPLSAVRAQLKKYQRPIAGFIVGTCVLFSVYGITGLVTKGKEEKRKTVSVQVYQASVENGTADIFHFARFLVFLAEKGDRAYLLLSLSIKPSNSAVYSEVDEKMTLCRAAIYGVLSKIAMGEMERIDSRKKLKKDIIDALNAVLVTGTVDRIDFTEFLLV comes from the coding sequence ATGGACAATCTGGAAGAAAACACAAAGCAGCTTGATAACAATGACAATATCGAACCCGAATCGAGCGTCGAAAGGGAAGGTCAGCCTGAGACCAATAGCTCAGCCGGTAGGGGAGGCGAAACAGAGGGCGGTCAGGTGGCAGAGGCCACAATCATATTGGAAGACGCCACTGAACCGACTCGATCTGCAGAGTCAGAGGAAACGCTAGAAGAGAGTGGAAATTCTACGCAAGACTCAAGGGAACAGGAGACAGAAACAGCATTTCCGGATATTTCGCCTTCTGATGCCCCTGAAAGTGGGCCCCTGTCGGCAGTTCGTGCCCAACTCAAGAAATATCAACGTCCCATTGCCGGCTTCATTGTTGGCACATGTGTGCTTTTTTCGGTTTACGGGATAACAGGACTCGTCACAAAGGGCAAAGAGGAAAAACGCAAGACAGTCTCTGTGCAGGTATACCAGGCTTCTGTAGAGAACGGCACGGCTGATATTTTTCATTTTGCCAGGTTTCTGGTTTTTCTTGCCGAAAAAGGTGACAGGGCATATCTGTTGTTGAGTCTTTCGATTAAACCGTCAAACAGCGCGGTGTATAGTGAGGTGGACGAGAAAATGACCCTTTGCAGAGCTGCCATCTACGGAGTTTTGAGTAAAATAGCTATGGGAGAAATGGAACGGATTGACTCCAGGAAGAAGCTGAAGAAAGATATTATTGATGCCCTTAATGCCGTACTTGTGACCGGAACCGTGGACAGGATCGATTTTACCGAATTTCTGCTGGTGTAA